In Prunus dulcis chromosome 2, ALMONDv2, whole genome shotgun sequence, a single genomic region encodes these proteins:
- the LOC117620367 gene encoding 50S ribosomal protein L4 isoform X1, whose protein sequence is MALSVSRRLLRSFGSVLASGRCDSPSSLYQSLHASLGVVSSEEFSAVSKAGSSFLANRRLSTSIPSPESSGGAFPSNLLSAKPVVASESNIGTRKGLYQDLVIPVTNFHNEDKGFTVLAGDVFDVPIRKDIIHRVVLWQLAKRQQGTHSTKTISEVSGTGRKPWNQKGTGRARQGSLRSPQFRGGSTMHGPKPRSHAFKLNKKVRRLGLKIALTARAAEGKLLIFDDFEVPTHKTKNIANYVQQMEDSKKLLLVDGILPEKLKLATQNLHYVNVLPAVGLNVYSILQHDTLVMSRTAVNEIVERMHTPIKR, encoded by the exons ATGGCTTTGTCGGTATCGAGAAGGCTTTTACGCTCATTTGGCTCCGTCTTAGCATCGGGCCGCTGTGACTCTCCAAGTAGTTTATATCAGTCACTTCATGCTTCTCTTG GGGTTGTCTCTTCGGAAGAATTCTCAGCTGTTTCCAAG GCTGGATCGTCTTTTCTAGCCAATCGAAGGCTTTCAACTTCTATCCCATCTCCTGAATCAAGTGGAGGAGCGTTTCCCTCTAATTTATTGTCTGCAAAGCCTGTGGTTGCTTCAGAGAGTAATATAGGTACGAGGAAAG GACTCTATCAAGACCTTGTAATTCCAGTGACAAATTTTCATAATGAAGATAAAGGCTTCACAGTTTTGGCTGGTGATGTTTTTGATGTACCTATTAGGAAGGATATCATTCATCGGGTTGTACTGTGGCAGCTAGCAAAACGGCAACAG GGAACACATTCAACAAAAACTATTAGTGAGGTTAGTGGGACTGGGAGAAAACCATGGAATCAGAAGGGTACTGGTCGAGCGAGGCAGGGATCATTGCGTAGTCCCCAG TTCAGAGGAGGTTCCACAATGCATGGTCCTAAGCCACGAAGCCATGCTTTTAAGCTAAATAAGAAGGTCCGGCGTCTAGGGCTAAAGATTGCTCTGACAGCTAGAGCAGCAGAGGGAAAg CTTCTAatttttgatgattttgagGTCCCCACACATAAAACCAAGAATATAGCGAACTACGTCCAGCAAATGGAGGACTCCAAGAAACTTCTGCTGGTGGATGGTATCTTACCTGAAAAGCTCAAGTTGGCTACACAAAATTTACATTATGTGAACGTGCTGCCCGCAGTA GGTTTGAACGTCTACAGCATCCTGCAGCATGATACACTAGTGATGTCCCGTACTGCTGTAAATGAAATTGTTGAGCGGATGCACACTCCAATTAAACGTTGA
- the LOC117620367 gene encoding 50S ribosomal protein L4 isoform X2: protein MALSVSRRLLRSFGSVLASGRCDSPSSLYQSLHASLGVVSSEEFSAVSKAGSSFLANRRLSTSIPSPESSGGAFPSNLLSAKPVVASESNIGLYQDLVIPVTNFHNEDKGFTVLAGDVFDVPIRKDIIHRVVLWQLAKRQQGTHSTKTISEVSGTGRKPWNQKGTGRARQGSLRSPQFRGGSTMHGPKPRSHAFKLNKKVRRLGLKIALTARAAEGKLLIFDDFEVPTHKTKNIANYVQQMEDSKKLLLVDGILPEKLKLATQNLHYVNVLPAVGLNVYSILQHDTLVMSRTAVNEIVERMHTPIKR, encoded by the exons ATGGCTTTGTCGGTATCGAGAAGGCTTTTACGCTCATTTGGCTCCGTCTTAGCATCGGGCCGCTGTGACTCTCCAAGTAGTTTATATCAGTCACTTCATGCTTCTCTTG GGGTTGTCTCTTCGGAAGAATTCTCAGCTGTTTCCAAG GCTGGATCGTCTTTTCTAGCCAATCGAAGGCTTTCAACTTCTATCCCATCTCCTGAATCAAGTGGAGGAGCGTTTCCCTCTAATTTATTGTCTGCAAAGCCTGTGGTTGCTTCAGAGAGTAATATAG GACTCTATCAAGACCTTGTAATTCCAGTGACAAATTTTCATAATGAAGATAAAGGCTTCACAGTTTTGGCTGGTGATGTTTTTGATGTACCTATTAGGAAGGATATCATTCATCGGGTTGTACTGTGGCAGCTAGCAAAACGGCAACAG GGAACACATTCAACAAAAACTATTAGTGAGGTTAGTGGGACTGGGAGAAAACCATGGAATCAGAAGGGTACTGGTCGAGCGAGGCAGGGATCATTGCGTAGTCCCCAG TTCAGAGGAGGTTCCACAATGCATGGTCCTAAGCCACGAAGCCATGCTTTTAAGCTAAATAAGAAGGTCCGGCGTCTAGGGCTAAAGATTGCTCTGACAGCTAGAGCAGCAGAGGGAAAg CTTCTAatttttgatgattttgagGTCCCCACACATAAAACCAAGAATATAGCGAACTACGTCCAGCAAATGGAGGACTCCAAGAAACTTCTGCTGGTGGATGGTATCTTACCTGAAAAGCTCAAGTTGGCTACACAAAATTTACATTATGTGAACGTGCTGCCCGCAGTA GGTTTGAACGTCTACAGCATCCTGCAGCATGATACACTAGTGATGTCCCGTACTGCTGTAAATGAAATTGTTGAGCGGATGCACACTCCAATTAAACGTTGA
- the LOC117620367 gene encoding 50S ribosomal protein L4 isoform X3 translates to MALSVSRRLLRSFGSVLASGRCDSPSSLYQSLHASLGVVSSEEFSAVSKAGSSFLANRRLSTSIPSPESSGGAFPSNLLSAKPVVASESNIGTRKGLYQDLVIPVTNFHNEDKGFTVLAGDVFDVPIRKDIIHRVVLWQLAKRQQGTHSTKTISEVSGTGRKPWNQKGTGRARQGSLRSPQFRGGSTMHGPKPRSHAFKLNKKVRRLGLKIALTARAAEGKGLNVYSILQHDTLVMSRTAVNEIVERMHTPIKR, encoded by the exons ATGGCTTTGTCGGTATCGAGAAGGCTTTTACGCTCATTTGGCTCCGTCTTAGCATCGGGCCGCTGTGACTCTCCAAGTAGTTTATATCAGTCACTTCATGCTTCTCTTG GGGTTGTCTCTTCGGAAGAATTCTCAGCTGTTTCCAAG GCTGGATCGTCTTTTCTAGCCAATCGAAGGCTTTCAACTTCTATCCCATCTCCTGAATCAAGTGGAGGAGCGTTTCCCTCTAATTTATTGTCTGCAAAGCCTGTGGTTGCTTCAGAGAGTAATATAGGTACGAGGAAAG GACTCTATCAAGACCTTGTAATTCCAGTGACAAATTTTCATAATGAAGATAAAGGCTTCACAGTTTTGGCTGGTGATGTTTTTGATGTACCTATTAGGAAGGATATCATTCATCGGGTTGTACTGTGGCAGCTAGCAAAACGGCAACAG GGAACACATTCAACAAAAACTATTAGTGAGGTTAGTGGGACTGGGAGAAAACCATGGAATCAGAAGGGTACTGGTCGAGCGAGGCAGGGATCATTGCGTAGTCCCCAG TTCAGAGGAGGTTCCACAATGCATGGTCCTAAGCCACGAAGCCATGCTTTTAAGCTAAATAAGAAGGTCCGGCGTCTAGGGCTAAAGATTGCTCTGACAGCTAGAGCAGCAGAGGGAAAg GGTTTGAACGTCTACAGCATCCTGCAGCATGATACACTAGTGATGTCCCGTACTGCTGTAAATGAAATTGTTGAGCGGATGCACACTCCAATTAAACGTTGA
- the LOC117617960 gene encoding protein LONG AFTER FAR-RED 3, translating into MNNFLTVVSASVAVVLAIIASLPLLKPNHQLLSWRSPMADLVVKNAKIYTSDESLPFADSMAVRSGRVLRVGNYSSIKDMVGDGTKELDLMGKIVIPGFIDSHVHLISGGLQMARVELRGVSQKDEFVRRVKEAVRNANQGSWILGGGWNNDLWGGELPMASWVDDMTPYNPVWLSRMDGHMGLANSVALKLAGITTSSEDPNGGTIVRFTSGEPTGLLIDSAMKLLLLSIPEVSVEERREALSRASNHALMRGVTTVVDVGRYFPGTSVKLSWEDFSDVYKWADSSGKMMIRVCLFFPLETWLQLHNLITKVGRTMSQWIYLGGVKAFADGSLGSNSALFYEPYADEPHNYGLQVIDNESLLNLTLASDRVGLQVAIHAIGDRANDLILDMYESVFSTNGVRDRRFRIEHAQHLAPGTPARFGKLEIVASVQPEHLLDDAESATKKLGIDRAQKGSYLFRSLLASNGQLAFGSDWPVADIHPLGGIKTAMKRIPPGWDIAWIPSETLSLNDALKAYTISAARACFLDSDLGSLSQGKLADFVILPRDSWDDVMVERSASIEATYVGGVQAYP; encoded by the exons ATGAACAACTTTCTCACCGTCGTCTCTGCTTCTGTAGCTGTCGTCCTCGCCATTATAgcctctcttcctcttctcaaACCCAACCACC agtTGTTAAGTTGGAGGTCTCCAATGGCGGACTTGGTGGTGAAAAATGCCAAGATATACACCAGTGATGAGTCTCTCCCTTTCGCAGATTCCATGGCCGTCCGCAGCGGAAGGGTTCTGCGAGTGGGCAACTACTCCTCTATTAAG GATATGGTTGGAGATGGGACCAAGGAGTTAGATCTTATGGGAAAGATTGTTATCCCTGGATTTATTGATTCCCACGTGCATCTGATTTCTGGTGGACTCCAG ATGGCGCGTGTGGAACTACGTGGCGTAAGTCAAAAAGATGAATTTGTGAGGCGGGTCAAAGAAGCAGTGAGAA ATGCAAATCAAGGTTCCTGGATTTTGGGTGGTGGATGGAACAATGATCTTTGGGGAGGGGAATTGCCGATGGCCTCTTGGGTTGACGACATGACACCTTACAATCCT GTTTGGCTGTCGAGGATGGATGGCCATATGGGCTTGGCCAATTCAGTTGCTCTCAAGTTGGCTGGGATTACAACTTCATCAGAAGATCCAAATGGTGGAACAATTGTGAGATTCACCAGCGGAG AACCTACTGGATTGCTGATTGATTCTGCAATGAAACTTCTCCTTCTATCCATTCCGGAGGTGTCAGTAGAGGAGCGAAGGGAAGCTTTGAGTAGAGCCAGCAATCATGCCTTGATGAGGGGTGTGACCACAGTTGTTGATGTTGGTAGATACTTTCCTGGGACATCGGTGAAGCTTTCCTGGGAAGATTTTTCAG ATGTTTATAAATGGGCTGATTCTTCAGGGAAGATGATGATTAGGGTCTGCTTATTTTTTCCATTGGAGACTTGGTTACAGTTACAT aaTCTTATTACCAAAGTTGGCCGTACCATGAGCCAATGGATTTACTTGGGTGGTGTTAAAGCTTTTGCTGATGGGTCGTTGGGTTCTAATAGTGCACTGTTTTATGAG CCATATGCTGATGAGCCTCATAATTATGGCTTACAAGTGATAGATAATGAAAGTCTTCTCAACCTGACCTTGGCTTCAGATAGAGTTGGGCTTCAG GTTGCTATTCATGCCATAGGTGATAGAGCAAATgacttgatccttgacatgtatgAGTCAGTGTTTTCTACAAATGGAGTGAGGGATCGAAGATTCAGG ATTGAGCATGCCCAGCATCTGGCACCTGGGACACCTGCCCGATTTGGTAAACTAGAGATTGTTGCTTCAGTACAG CCAGAGCACCTATTAGATGATGCTGAGTCTGCAACAAAAAAACTTGGGATAGATAGGGCTCAGAAGGGATCTTATTTGTTCCGGTCTCTCTTGGCTAGCAATGGACAATTGGCATTTGGTTCTGACTGGCCT GTGGCGGATATTCATCCATTAGGCGGCATTAAGACAGCAATGAAAAGGATACCCCCTGGTTGGGATATTGCTTGGATTCCCTCAGAGACCCTTTCATTGAATGATGCATTGAAGGC GTACACTATTTCAGCTGCTCGTGCATGCTTTCTTGACAGCGATTTGGGGTCCCTGTCGCAGGGGAAACTAGCAGATTTTGTCATACTGCCCAGGGACTCATGGGATGATGTCATGGTTGAAAGATCTGCATCCATTGAAGCTACATATGTTGGTGGTGTACAGGCCTATCCCTGA
- the LOC117618794 gene encoding transcription initiation factor TFIID subunit 13, with product MNNPAGGQSSKSKAGSSQPSETSFKRKRGVFQKELQHMMYGFGDDQNPLPESVALMEDIVVEYITDLVHKAQDIGSKRGKLSVEDFLYLIRKDFPKLNRCRELLSMNEELKQARKAFETDEEKLRKAFETDEEKMRKAFEADEDKLGSTE from the exons ATGAACAACCCTGCTGGAGGGCAGTCCTCAAAATCGAAAGCTGGATCCTCGCAGCCATCTGAAACTTCATTTAAGCGAAAACGGGGAGTGTTTCAAAAAGAAT TGCAGCACATGATGTATGGCTTTGGAGACGATCAAAAT CCTCTTCCAGAAAGTGTGGCACTTATGGAGGATATTGTTGTGGAATATATCACAGATTTG GTACATAAAGCCCAAGATATTGGATCAAAGAGGGGAAAGTTATCAGTTGAGGATTTTCTGTATCTAATTCGCAAG GACTTTCCGAAGCTTAACCGCTGTAGAGAATTGCTGTCTATGAATGAAGAGCTGAAACAGGCAAGGAAGGCTTTTGAGACAGATGAAGAGAAGCTGAGGAAGGCTTTTGAGACAGATGAAGAGAAAATGAGGAAGGCTTTTGAGGCAGATGAAGATAAACTCGGGTCAACGGAGTGA